The genomic stretch gaaatttggtattcaaatgtagtttgtgtggtaatacaagtacagtcaacaaaaagtacagtcagaaactACCagcagactaccaggatgtcactatcagattattgtattgtcaccagatttacctacataagtttaccaaatttcaagtcgatcggattactggaagtgggtcaaatttaacttgcgtgatttgacccaaataaataaataaaaaaatgaacagggcaagttaaataaaagcttgtaaaaaacgcAGTTATTCTTAACAAGTACCGCTCCATGGATTTTAGACCTATTACTGATTAGCATTAGGTCTAATATCTTGTTATCAATAAGTACCAATACTTTTGTGAGAATTGTGATTATGTGtatgaaataaatgtatagTAGTATAGATATAAATCTATTGAGTCTTAAGGCACATGAGtgatatttcatattttttttactttattttttttatgcagtAATAAATATGTTTCCAATAGcactaagttaaatttttaatattgttgGTAGTGCTGTTTATTACTGCATAAAAATTGCGCATAAGGCgtcttattttataagtactgttttcttatttgtaaatataaaggTAATTTAAAAAGCTAAATCAGTTGTgataattctattaaaatggTTACATATTGTGAATATGGACAAGTTTTAAATTATGCCAAATATgttgaaatgtaattttatttactgcGCGATATGgagtatatttaatttaaatgttatttagtATGTAGTGTTCAATACAGTGTTCAAAgaaatctttgttttttttctgtaagttTACGAAATACATAGCTAAACActcatcatcaggcctacgcgtctgtgcCAGACAagttttggcgtgttgcctgtgcacaacgtctttggtggctgactagaccgatgcgagagcgacatgttcgtcctcaggcctgacaagagaagtctgcggatgttggtgcagaaccgacttggtgtcgtttctgtctcttgtcagcaagtgccttgagccaggcctcatcgcaatacttgcgacccTCTAACACGTCCGCGCCAATCTGTGCGTGTTTCCGCCAGCTTTTCCTAGTcaaggtggtcaattttgaaggcGGCCATATCTcgcttagcgcagtccttaaatctgaGCAAAGGTCTCTACGTTTCTCTTGGCATTGGCCACTGCGCCGAGCAAGACATGACGTGGTAATCAGAGGGCTTCATTCTATGCACGTGCCCTAGCCAACGTAAGCGTCTCCGTTTGAGAAGAGCGGTTAGGCTAGGCAGCTGAACAATTTCTAGAACCCTCTCGTTGGTGACCCTGTCTTGCCATGAAATACTCAGGATCCTACGCAGACAGCGCATGTATAAGGAGTTTATGTTTGTTTAGGAGATAAATTGAGTATAGCAATATGAGAATGATTATATTAGGATCACAttgtacaaacaaattttagagactccttaactcaaaaaatctttttaattttaatcaatttaagaaaagctaaggttaatcaagttaattatgcaatttttattgaaataaacagtttaagtttagtttttaaccGACGCTCTTGTTTTGCGTACGTTGTCCAGGTTTCAGCTCCGTACAAAAGGATGCTCATGACGGAAGCCTGGAAGATAAACATCTTGGTCTTTGTGGTGAGCTTTTTATTGTTCCACACAAGACACTATGATAATGTTTATTCACTATCTTTTCCAAATCATCGCATTGAGAAAAGCGTAGTAtggtaatgaactaaaagaatttctttgctcaccctcgACCTTATGATGGCTACGTTTATgaaaatgcgtgttcatgcagttcctccacccgCCCCCACTACGCTACGCTACTGAGTCTCAGGACTTGCCTAACACGTAcggccccagtgacacaacgtttgtgactttttagttcttactcctatgccggtgacacgtatttgtgactgctgtgggatatgcgctgTGCCTaccgtaagagcttagtgggtCGTATTCGGCTCCGGCATCTAAGCCCTTCCGCTATGCCAgccttaggcagttgtctcaccgccggcgagaaaacgattggctatcgactattttctcgctcaagtaacgaacaaaagatataagatcctgtgtgagtaaaagagacatatatattaatagttgatcgctggcggttcacactgccggcgagaactcgttcttacatcttttgtcgcagcgataagagctataaaactcgctgagcaataaaactagagcaataaaaaaagagtagtatcagcgctgttagcttggcggccgcccggctcgagcgagtggagcgagtacccaatcgcccgtcgtgctcgaacactcgcttttcactgctcgcccactcgtttctagttactcgctctgctcgcttctcgctcatcgtcggcggtgggacaagtgccttaggaGGTACGAATTATTTATGACACAAcatgcgtgtcactggcataggagtaagtaccaaaaagtcacagacgttgtgttgTGTCACTGGCATcggaatgtattacgtctgtgacacgtatacgtgtcactggcatagaagtgactgccGTGTGATttgcgtaggcatagcgtaagagcttagtagATCGTTGCCGGGCCCGAATGTTGTTAAAAATGAATTGCTAAAATTAGTCGACGTTTCAATGATGTTGCAGCGctgcggccgtggtcacgagtcgaCTCCTGATGATGTGGTGATTATTAAGTATGTCCTGAGACATATTAGAATTCTAGTTTACCTACCACTAAATCGGATCCTACAAAAATATTTCCCGTAAAGAATCGGATATCCGTGTGAACTGGCTCTTATAGTTCTCGTGATAAAATCCGCGGGTAAAGATATACTTAGCATAACTAATTGCACAATCGCCGTGACCTTGGAGTCATTCGGTTGGTTTTCCATTCATTCATTTCGTAGAGTTTCGTCCATAGGTGCGTCATACTATATTATCATTTCAAACAGATAGACGTCCAAGCGTAACTTCCCGATTACAATTTGTTATCTTTATACTAGATTGCGGATAGATAAGAATATAAACTGTGTGCACGTCTGAAGACTCAGTGTCTGTCGCACAGACTACTATAAGAGATATTATACGTACTGGTCTGTCGTGTAATTCGTTAGGAAACAGACGTATAGAGACCATCCCTTTCGCTCACagttgttagaaagggacactGCTTTATGACCACGACAAAACTAAACTTTAAAGTTGTGATTTGCGCGGGAATTGTTacttgaaaattgtttttagtgatttgtaaaATTGTTTTGCATAATTTAGCGCGAAATGTCATCATGTGAATTAAAAATGTTCGGAAATGTAAGTGCAGTGAAAGTTAAAGTGCAGTTTAGATTTGCCGtttcatttttttcttaaatttaagcgATAATACTGTTTTGTTCGCGTATACATAATATTGgttaataattacttacttaaatcGAATGGGCTGATTGCTTTTTACGTTTCGTATTACAAATACTTATCTGTTTCTAATTTTTTTAGCCCCTTGAAGTGTCCCACAactgggcaaaggccttctCTTTTTTCCGTCATTCGTCCCTGTCTAACATAGggatacttagatatttttttaatttagtacctAAATAAGAAGTAGGTATTTGAGTGGTggattttatatatatagaattggattggatgtttaattaaaacaattgtGGCATGATGGGGGCACTAGAGAAGCCGATGTTTCAAAACTCCACATTATTGGCACCCGGAATCGTAAGTGTTTCTTTACTAATTTAATcaaagtaatgagggctatcgttttttgtctcactagatggcgcactgttgcgtgaggtttttaagtgtggctttcagagtctgttattacgggcgttaaaacaaagtttagattaaaatcatatttaatacaccttaaaaccgtaccataaaaatatccagcaaccacagtgttgcttagtcccgttttgttcggaaaaaagggaggacaaaagtttccgaaagacaaaactgtctcaaaacacagacattaattgccccgtaacgcataattgccataattaatttcaggtaatgcaaaatattcacaaaattattctaattataaataaacccgcgtagctcacccaaaaactatgagatttgacatttcggagacctcacgctacactagcgcctctagcggcgaattcattcgcgatagccttCATTAAGTTGATCTGTAGATCTTTTTTAAGGGTTCCCTAGTTCTATAAGGAACCCTTATGATTTCGCCATGTTTTTTGTTATACACTCGTACATGCCGCACGGGTTCGATATTTAGGTAATTGGttttcggaaaattttcaaaatttccaTTTGAGTTAAAAACGCACGGACTTGCAAGGTGACAGCCACTAAATAGTTTTATGATTTGTTATTATAGCCGCCATATATGTGCATATAACCATTCTGTAACAATTTTAACAGCTTAGCTAAAGAATACGAATTACCTACAGGTCTGTTCACTAGATACAGCACTGTGGTGGACGGATCGTCAGAAAGACAGCGGACAGTCTGAATTCTAAGCTTACCTACCTAATACGTGTATCTCTGTGAGTCAAGTAAACCAGCtgaataaattttcatttaaaaaaaaaacgtaactaGAATTCATGACCATTTCATTAATTAGGTTCTTAGAATTTAACCCGCGCGGCTTCGCTCGTGTAATATGATCTTGCAGCCGTTACGAAATACCGGgactaaacacaaaaaaaccTAGACGGTGGCACGACGCGAACGCTAGCGAATAATTTTTCAGTATtcggtatttatttattcccaacactttttacaaaaaaaaaacaatgccctgttggggcatagcaattttacaattaattacattaattaactatAGGTACATCATATGCTATGTTAACCACATTTAAAGTTAAGTAagttatctaaataaaataaactatacttTCATCTAGTTATAcataaacttagaacttatCTGGTATAGTGCAAGAGATAAtctttaattacaataatactAACTAATAAcagatatacatatttttttcttattcttcttctaaatattaatttatagtgTATAGTAACACTTTCGagttaaaaaatcttataaattttaggtaggtaggtactttacagACATGGCGTAAGTACCGTGTGAATGAATTTTGAATAAATgaagttttcatcacacttgctcgtaaacagtgtcgtaacatgcaggctaccttggttgcaaccccccaaataaaaccctcgacctcaatgtgcttgtcatgaaacccgtggtcgataaatgagtcattgcccttACTAATTTACatttcatgaagcccaaggtcggtaaatgagtttgttactgcatggtgtgctgctgctccgtgcgcgcgctgcacatgCACgccatatacatatatatataagtacaattttactcgcaaatgtgatgaaaaacattgtatgtcgcacgggcggtactagaattacgaacatcgactcattaaagccctcagtcttcgacttcgggcttctaatagactctagTTCGTACGGGTAATTCCTTAATTACTTATGCACTTGCAGGCAGGCGCAGTGGCCGGACTTGCCGTTGAGACGGGCTTGTACCCGCTGGACACTCTCAAGACCCGCTTGCAGAGTGCACAGGGACTCCACAAGTCAGGGGGCTTCAAAGGGGTTTATAAAGGTACGTTCGTTAAAATAATACAGTCTTTTATCAAGGTAGATTTGTGAATAGGTGCTTAAATTTGGCTTTCCCATAAAGATGTTTGAGATTCCGTCGAATGTTGAAGAAAAAACTTGGTAAGTATTAGCTATTCGACAATAGATGGAGCTGCAAGTCAAGTTCATTCACAGTAAAACGTCGCCATCTATCGGCTgtatgtttacactttactaccttggcATTGTTACTTCGTGTTTGACCTTTTGTATGAAATTGACATAAAGGATGTCAGAGACATGCTGAACTCGCGTTTCTCTCACTCTTTGATTTGCTTAGTGAGTGCAGTTACTTTATGCACAAAAACTGCTCATTTAATAGGATAGGATTAAGATAAAGTCAGAAATACTGTGGTACTGTGGCGGTTTGTGGTGGTACTAATGCTTGTATTACGTCCACAGGCTTAGCGCCAGTAGCCATAGCGTCGATGCCAGGAGCTGCTCTTTTCTTCGTGTCCTATGAGACGGCAAAGGCGCTGACAGAACCTCTGGTGCCCCCGGCGTTTGTACCCGTTGCCCACAGCGGTTCCGCCGCCATTGCTGAGCTTGTGAGTTACTATTAaagaatcaggcgttactttgtggaggtccttATTCAACTGCGCCTCGTCGTCGGTAGTCGATGATCAAGGGGGGGGGCTAGTAGAAGTGAAGAGGATGGGAAAAGTTACTAAGCCTACCTGCGACcttacgatttatttttattttttatttgactggatggcaaacgagcaagtgggtctcctgatggtaagaggtcaccaccgcccatagacacctgcaacaccaggtggattgcagatgcgttgccaacctagaggcccaaggtgggatacctcaagtgccagtaattttaccggttgtcttactctctatgccgaaacacaacagtgcaagcactgctacttcacggcaggattagcgagcaagatggtggtagcaatccgggcggaccttgcacaaggtcctaccacctgcaaacaaatagctacgatagctacgtcatgcaacaaatgtgtgttcgtAAAGCTCCGCCACCTTTACCACTGTAAAAACATTCAcatatcacacaaacccaacggTCACCACCACCAAACTACGCTGACATGGTCGAACGCAATCAGAATTCACCATCAAAGCAACACGGTGAGGGGGTGTTTTGCTCTGATTGAGTTTGAATCCCCTCAGCGTAGACTAGTGGCTAACATCTAGTAATATGGTGTACGATCTCTTATCAAAATAGTATCTAGccttaatgtgggttaaattaaaGGACAGGATTTTTTAAGATCATGcctatattttttgttgtagttTGCCTGTCTGATAAGAGTGCCGACTGAGATCGCGAAGCAAAGAAAACAGACGTACGTCGGGGTCGACAAAAGAAGTAGTTTTAGTATACTTTACAACGTAAGTATTtttgcagaccgcttccaaaattaaaaaaggtaATTAACTATTTCAGGTTTTTTATCCTTGCCTTCGTAAAGTAACGGGAAAACACCTTCCGTCCAGACGTCAGAGCACAGGAACAACTGCTGGCGCTTGGAGTCTAAAGGAACCTAAATAGCCTAGCCCTGTTAGACTGGAGTGGACCTAATCGAATTTGAGTCTAATATCCCCAATTCCCCATGTAACAAAGTTCAAAGTTGCCAGAACATAGTAATTAACATAGGTCTTTGTGGGACAGGATGTGCTTATGTTCCAAACCCTGAGCTGCCTTCAAAACTTGCTTCATTTTTGATCTCCAGGCTTACAAATTGGAGGGTATTCGGAGGGGCTTATTCCGCGGGTACTTGTCCACTGTCGCCCGGGACTTGCCCTTCGGTGTGATTGACATTCCCATCTGGGAGTGGCTGAAGGAACAAGTACGGAGACGGAATAACGGAGAAGTCACCAGTTTTCAGGTACAATATTTGTCATGCAATAATAAGTTTACAAACACAGGAGATACCAAAAGAGGAGGAGGAGGTTCCAAGGAGGTGGAAAAGTTGATGAGCCTTGAAGGGAAACTGCCtcaaatcctttagttagctcatTTTACTTACAGAAGACattcttatattaaaaaaaaaaaaaattgtgcttgCGTATTGatttctatttaattatttactcctAATACAGtcaata from Choristoneura fumiferana chromosome 24, NRCan_CFum_1, whole genome shotgun sequence encodes the following:
- the LOC141441480 gene encoding mitochondrial S-adenosylmethionine carrier protein-like isoform X2, with the protein product MSSCELKMFGNAGAVAGLAVETGLYPLDTLKTRLQSAQGLHKSGGFKGVYKGLAPVAIASMPGAALFFVSYETAKALTEPLVPPAFVPVAHSGSAAIAELFACLIRVPTEIAKQRKQTYVGVDKRSSFSILYNAYKLEGIRRGLFRGYLSTVARDLPFGVIDIPIWEWLKEQVRRRNNGEVTSFQSACCGAAAAIVAGTVTTPFDVAKTRIILAEVEHTSAHSLRIQTVLRVIYREAGLRGLFAGCTTRVIALMLGSFVFFGVYEEVKSIVEKKLKDQGTI
- the LOC141441480 gene encoding mitochondrial S-adenosylmethionine carrier protein-like isoform X1; translation: MMGALEKPMFQNSTLLAPGIAGAVAGLAVETGLYPLDTLKTRLQSAQGLHKSGGFKGVYKGLAPVAIASMPGAALFFVSYETAKALTEPLVPPAFVPVAHSGSAAIAELFACLIRVPTEIAKQRKQTYVGVDKRSSFSILYNAYKLEGIRRGLFRGYLSTVARDLPFGVIDIPIWEWLKEQVRRRNNGEVTSFQSACCGAAAAIVAGTVTTPFDVAKTRIILAEVEHTSAHSLRIQTVLRVIYREAGLRGLFAGCTTRVIALMLGSFVFFGVYEEVKSIVEKKLKDQGTI